A single region of the Vicia villosa cultivar HV-30 ecotype Madison, WI linkage group LG4, Vvil1.0, whole genome shotgun sequence genome encodes:
- the LOC131595040 gene encoding protein ALP1-like, whose amino-acid sequence MEINTHLPFLTQEDYNNLFQDILINPTNNNMKKRNLEPTQERPHKQQKQNNNIKDILASLLLLEQEETTEQQNRLLDSQQHKSMSNSIFKNQTQTMNNYMEHLQNHYTELDQSHHTKSKKTRLNTITAASLIASGSDQPLSTQTGSESKEINHPHQRRLWVKDRSNNWWENCNRENFPDDEFRKCFRMSKPTFNMICDELDSSVTKKNTTLRDAIPVRQRVAVCLYRLATGDPLRLVSKKFGLGISTCHKLVLEVSSAIRTVLMPKFLRWPDEETMQKTKQEFEGIFGIPNVGGTMYTTHIPIIAPKVNVGLYYNKRHTERNQKTSYSITVQGVVNSKGVFNDVCIGWPGSMPDSEVLEKSALYERAKRGNLKDIWIVGNSGYPVSDWVLVPYKHKNLTWTQHGFNERIGEIERVGKEAFGRLKGRWGCLKKRTEIKLQDLPVVLGACCVLHNVCEIMNEEMDEEWKFEVFDDENVVEDGVCSVESLKARDRIAHYLLHHGRGGTGFL is encoded by the coding sequence ATGGAAATTAACACTCATCTTCCATTTCTCACCCAAGAAGACTATAATAACCTCTTCCAAGACATCCTCATCAACCCAACAAACAACAACATGAAGAAACGTAACCTTGAACCTACCCAAGAAAGACCAcacaaacaacaaaaacaaaacaacaacattaaGGATATCCTAGCTTCACTCCTTCTCttagaacaagaagaaaccaCCGAACAACAAAACCGGTTACTCGATTCACAGCAACACAAATCCATGTCCAATTCCATCTTCAAAAACCAAACCCAAACCATGAACAACTACATGGAACATCTTCAAAATCACTACACCGAGTTAGACCAATCCCATCACACCAAATCCAAAAAAACCCGTCTCAATACTATCACAGCTGCTTCCCTAATTGCATCCGGTTCAGACCAACCACTCTCAACCCAAACCGGTTCAGAATCCAAAGAAATCAACCACCCGCACCAACGGCGCCTATGGGTAAAAGACCGGTCTAACAACTGGTGGGAGAATTGCAACCGTGAAAACTTCCCGGACGACGAATTCCGGAAATGCTTCCGGATGAGTAAACCAACATTCAACATGATCTGCGACGAACTCGACTCATCAGTCACAAAGAAAAACACAACCCTCCGCGACGCGATTCCGGTTCGCCAGCGCGTGGCGGTATGTTTATACCGCCTCGCGACCGGCGACCCGCTCCGCCTTGTTTCGAAGAAATTCGGTTTAGGAATATCGACTTGTCATAAACTCGTATTAGAAGTTTCTTCCGCTATAAGAACAGTACTAATGCCGAAATTTCTCAGATGGCCAGACGAAGAAACAATGCAGAAAACAAAACAAGAATTCGAGGGTATTTTCGGTATTCCGAATGTAGGTGGCACAATGTACACCACTCATATACCTATTATAGCGCCTAAAGTGAATGTTGGTTTGTATTACAATAAAAGACATACAGAAAGGAACCAGAAAACGAGTTACTCGATAACGGTTCAAGGAGTGGTTAACTCGAAAGGGGTTTTTAACGATGTGTGTATAGGTTGGCCCGGTTCGATGCCAGATAGTGAAGTGTTGGAGAAAAGTGCTTTATATGAGAGAGCGAAAAGAGGTAACTTGAAAGATATATGGATAGTTGGGAATTCGGGTTATCCGGTTTCGGATTGGGTTTTGGTGCCATATAAGCATAAGAATCTGACGTGGACGCAACATGGGTTTAATGAGAGGATTGGTGAGATTGAGAGAGTTGGGAAGGAGGCGTTTGGGAGATTGAAAGGGAGGTGGGGGTGTTTGAAGAAGAGGACAGAGATTAAGTTGCAGGATTTGCCGGTTGTTCTTGGGGCGTGTTGTGTTCTTCATAATGTTTGTGAGATTATGAATGAGGAAATGGATGAGGAGTGGAAGTTTGAGGTTTTTGATGATGAAAATGTTGTTGAGGATGGTGTTTGTTCTGTTGAGTCGTTGAAGGCTAGAGATCGAATTGCTCATTATTTGTTACATCATGGTCGTGGTGGGACTGgttttttgtag